In Monodelphis domestica isolate mMonDom1 chromosome 1, mMonDom1.pri, whole genome shotgun sequence, the sequence ACTTCCAAAATGGTCAAAATGAATGgtcaaaatgaaatgagaatggtCAAATggttaaaatgaaaagagaatctTCTTAAAATGTTAAAGTAGTGTGATATAGTTGTAGAAATGAAAGGGGCTGGGAATTAAGAGAACTGGGTTCTCTGACCACTCACTGTCATGACTGAGCTCAATGTACTGAGGGCAAGTACTTTAAGTGCCTGTGcatttagtttcctcctctgtgaaatgagaatgTTAGACTAGCTTGCTGAATGAGAGAATGGAGTTAGAAGaaacttaaaatattatctagtccaactccctcacaTTTGTTAAGAGTTAATAAAAACTAGGGCCCTGAAAGAGGTGAAAACAACCACTGCCATTATTTATTAAAACACCAGAAATATGTAAAGCATCTGCTGGACAGAGAGTGAAATAAAAACCCGGTTCTTTATGTCAAGGCTCTGACAATCCTAACAAGTACACTAAGTCcaacataaaattaaatataaaagatacaCAAATTACAAAGTACTAGGAGAGAGAACAGTAGAGGGAGCAATCATGTCACACTGAAAAGCAGACACTGATTCAATTTCTATATTCTCAGACAGGGATCATGCTAATCTTCTCGGTCATTTAGCATATATGTAGAAGAGATTTACCTGAAATCACTCAAGCTAAAGCCCTTATAACTCTAAAAATTTACatgaaattcattttctcttcatgtAATGACTTATGAAAATAAATTActggaaatatttcttttaaaagtcagTGGCCAAAAAACAGAAATACTGTCAACAACGACAAAGGAAAACCTTTTATCGTTTCAGTTATAGAAAACTCATTTAAAGGTTatcttttaaataagtttttaatttttctaaatgtAGGAAGCCtactatttattctcttttaaaaagggatcattttaaaacaaacttagaaaatatatttgataaaCACGGAGGCCCTCTTTGTAAGATATTAAttaaattcagttaaaaaaaatcagtagacATCTTCTGTCTTTCTATGTGTGGGTAGGCAAGCATGAGTTAAACCATAATGGAATCCTATTTTAATGTTCTTTCCAAAAAAGATCAATTAGAATTCTTCCCTTTACAAATTTTACCAGCAAGAAAAATTGTGTTAATAGTAAAGGCCAGAAACAAAGCTTgaagtaatgaaataaaattgtatataGTGGAGTACCTATCACTAAAGCACATTAGGCCAGTatactttttgatatttttaaaacttcagaaATCTATTCAATTCAAATGTGGTCAAAATAAggtaaagagctaaatctatgcCATTCTTATGTGTTATTTAGATCAAttcaaaaaattctaaatttttagTACATTTAATAAAGATTAGCTATACTTACGCAATTGCAACATTGCTCCCATCTATAACAATGTGCCTTAAATCTGATCTCCCTGGTTCATTTTTTAATTCCAGCCTGTATGGTGTTTTTAGAGTATCCCGGAATCTTTGAACCCCAGTAACTGAGGAATCAATACAACGATTGGATGGTCCTGCCAGCTTAACGCTAGTAACTGAAGGGAGTAGCTGAGATGGATAGAAAGGCATCGGAGGGAGGGGTTGGCAATTTGGCTTGACTTGGGAAGGGTTGCAACATCCTAGCTGGCTTTCACATATAAGATTAACATTATTCTTTGGAACTGTGATCCCAGTTTTTGGATACAAAATATTTTCAGGAATAACTGGTACTCTTGGCTGGTGACTTGGTGTTCCTCTAGCAACAAAATCCATGTCTGTAAGTATTCCCTTGTCATTTAAGAGCTTCTTCAAAGGGGAAACAGAAGGTGAAGAGCCATCCATTTCTATATCTATGTGGGGAACATGGCTCTGGATAGAATTCCAATTTTCTGCTCTTTGTTCTGTTGGAACTAAACTGGCAGTTTTCATTTTGCAGTTTGAGGTACCTGGTTTTTCTTCTATTCTGAGAGGTGACTCAGATTGTTCTATTATGTTTTGTTGCAGGtgatcctttgttttctttggagaaaaattcattttaaattcgTTTTGACTATTGCAAATACCCTTGCTTTTGGCTTCAGTGATCTCCAAACACACAAATGAACTGTGTCTAGGGaagacttctttttcttcctggaactttctgttttctttttcaatttcttctagGAGTACTAATGGTTCTGTAGATGGTCCCTGCTCCTTAATAACTTTTTCTACAGTTTCCTGGGAATATCCcatagttttaaaaaagtttacaAGGATGTTATATTCCATTTCCTCAGTAGTGTCTTTTACATCAACGCCTAAATCTTCAGAGATTGTACAGGAATCAGATAGCAGATTAATCACTGTGCCTGCAGTCAATTTCTCAGTAGCAGATGGAGGCTCACCTCCCTGAACATTTTCCAATGAAAACTGCTTCTTCGTGTGTCTTTCTTCAGTATCAGAAGATCTCCTTTTGTGACATATCCTTTCTTTGGAAATAGATTCTTCAGGTGGGGTTACACCGTTTACAGGAACAAAAAGAACCTCTGAGGAACCAGAAAAAACTGTGTCCATTTGTTTTGTAAGCTCAGAAACAGGGGTCCCTGCTTGCTTCCTTTCATCCTCCTGAAAAATTTGACCATCACTGGACACGTTCAGCTCTTGGATGCCATTGTGTGTAAATTCTGTTGTATGATCTCTAAGATCAAtaatatcattatcatcataatcTAATTCATATGGATCTTCACCATGGGTAAGATTTAGGAGTTCTTTCTTCAATGAACTGGGTAAAATCAACAAGTCCATTGTATATTTATCTGCATGTGACTCAACAAATTGTTTAAATTGCTTTTTCACCTCTGATTCGTTCTGAGTACTTGGTAGACTCTCGTTATTTTCAAAGAGCTTCACAAATTGCTGTATGTGACTTCTGGCCATAACAACAGCCTCAGCACCACCTCTGATACTAAGCACACCAATGTCCAGAATAGACAGATCAGCACATGTATCCTGGATCAAACTCTTAAGAAACAGGTTCTGGGCCCCAACAAAAATACAGTGCATGTCCtttggataacattctttctcttctaattcaGGTTCACAGATTCCCTTGATGAattcctgtaaagattaaaaagaatttcaattgaagaattttttaaaattacagttGAAAATCCCCTAACAACCTATAATAAATGACTTCTAATTCCAAATAACAGGCCAATTCAGAAaggattgaaaaatattttcatttaaggaATGGggaatattttacttttaaatttaaaaatacttctattctttctctttcaagATAGCTTTCTGAATAGAAGCAGGCCACCCAGTTCCCAAACATCTATCCAATAAAAGCCTGAAATACAGTTGACTAattaatgacaaaataaaatgagacagtAAACTTCTATAGCAGAGCTTAACAAGTCAGCCAGAATCCCATAGACAATAGGAAAGGAGCTCCAAACAAAGCCAGATCTACTAGTAGTACCCAGTTCTACTAGTAGTAACAGAGATGGGCCAAAGACATGTGTATCCTGAAGGGCTCTGTGTGAGGAGACAGTAAAATGAAGAACTCCTATGAGAAAGTCCCAGGAGGGTTGGAAAAAGGACATACGGAACAGCAAATACATACACCCCATGAATTTTTGTAAGATATAATTCAAGAGATAAAATTAAAGCTCTGGAGAGAAGAACTGGAAGGAAAATAGCTTAGaagagaatgtgggaaaatttaCCCAAAAATGGATTCCCTGAAAGAACAGaccaaacagaaatcaatgattccacaagacagcaagaaagaACAAAAGTTTTTCGAAAACTGAAAATGTTGTATATCTGATATAAACAATTCACTCATAAAAACAAGTCAAGGACAGATATTTTAAGAACCATCTGGCTGAGACtcatgatatatatgtaaaaagaCTAGATGCTATATTTTAAGAAGCTATAAATGAATACTGCCCAGATCTATTAGAACTAttaggcaatttaaaaaaaaaatccatacatTATCCCCTGAAAGGAACTCCCAAGCTAAAACTGAAAGGTCatacttcaaagaaaaaagattgcAAATGTCTAGAAAGTAGTTCAAATACCAAGGAATTACAATCAGGATAACttaagatctggcagcttcttaGACAGTTAAATGacccagtggataaagtgctgagtCTAGAAataagaagactaatcttcctgagttcaaaactgacctcagaaacttattagctatgtgaccctgtacaagtctcTAAGCCCTGTttggctcaatttcctcagcagtaaaatgagctggacaaggaaatgacaaactgctctactagtacctttaccaagaaatccccaaataagGACACAATTGCAGGGACTTAATGTCAACAGCAAAGGCAGcttccaatggaaaaaaaagaagaccgtggaatacaatattccaaaccCAATAtggatttataataaaaaagtaacatcctacaagagaaaataaaaaagaccttTAGTGGGATAGAAGATTTTTTCAAGCATTTAATGTGCAAGTATAACTGTCAAACATAAAtctagaaaggtaaatttatttgAAGACTTGAAAGTAactgtataatatatataatatgaatattttaatagggAAAAATGTGTCTTTTCAAAACCTTAATAACTTCAAAGATAGTTAAATAAAAGCAGAGGACCATGTAGTTTCAATGGTttataaaaaggaggaagaaatttgGTAAAAAGAGGAATACACTAgcttaaaaaaaggaagggagagttaCTATTTCTCATAATTGGAATATGGGAGATTATGCAAACAGAATttgtgagaggaagagagtgggcATTAAAGAAACAGTAATCCTGAAACTGACAAAGAAGAGATGAATATACAGAGAGAAATAATGTAGAAAAATACATCAAACTTATCAAGGGAAtaaggaacaaaaaggaaaaagggagggtaTGTGTTGATTAGGAAATGGCAGAACACATTATggtataaatataatggaatattattatactataaaaaattatgaaagaatttCAGAGGATCTTtagtatgaactgatacagaatgaacaATTTATACCAGTACAACATTagaaagaaaaactgtgggactCAAGAACTCTGATCAGTTTAGAAAGTAAATCAACTGTGACCTCAGAGGACTTATGATGATGCATGTTACCCACTTCCTGACAGGGAGGTGATGGACATACATTTATGAACATGAGCCATGTGTGGATTTGTTTCACTTGACTATGCTTATTCAAAACAAGTTTCCTTATCCTCTTGGTTTTTAATTGGAGTAGTGGTTTGGAAGTGAGGAAGGTTATCAAtggtgagggagaaagaaagagaaatagggaaggaaagagaaaaaaatttttaatgaacacAATTTCAGAAGGAAGCACAAGAAAGCAGGAAAGTTTTGAAAGTAACATAGAAAATGTATCACATATCTGAAAAAAACACGCagtataaaatggaaattcagtTTCATACATAATCATCTTTTTCTGGTTTGctatgaatatggaaatgttcaaTTTTTTTAGTGTTTGAGAtgagaatacattttaaaaatggatttctaTGTGAGAAATGATGACTCAGAACTGTCACtccaaaataaatctaattttggTACTCTAAAATTAACTGTAATTATTAATTTCTTGATGTATCTTGTTTCATAACCCTTGGAGTTTCCCCACCTTGGCAGCAGAGGtttaatggtaaaaaaaaattgtttaggtAATCAAATGAAAGTATTTATGCTCTCTCTAGTACTGGTCATATTGGGCACCTAGGTGACTTggtgagtcaggaagactcatttttcttgagttcaaatccagtctcagaaacttactagctgtttgtcttagttcttcatctgtaaaatgagctggagaaagaaatagcaaaccactccaatatctctgccaagaaaacctcaaatgggttaACAAAGAATAGAACACTATtgaaaaatgatgaaacaacatTATTGGCCATACATACAATTTATGGTTGCCCAAGTACAAGGAAATAAGGTATAAAAGCTATAGtataaaactttaatttttcacTTTGCTACTAACATTCCTAACTTTCAGTTATTCTTTTACATGAAAGAACAATTGGCtaatatgaattaaaatatggCTAGCCTTGATGTTAGATAATAATTCTATTTTGAATACTTGAGTGAAAAGCATGTTTTTTGGGAAATATGAAACTGGATAAATTCTGAATCAAAGTAGAAAATTAGATGAAATGAGCATGAGAAGCAAAAGGACTTAGTGACACGACTAGGAAGCTATTCAAGAtacagattaaatataaaatttgaataGATAGTGTCACTTTAAAAATCCCAGCTATTTTTCTAAAAACGCTTAccttcctagaatcaatactatgtattggttccaaggtagaagaatgttaagggctagtcaatgggggttaagcgacttgcccaggatcacatagctaggaaatgcctgaggtcagatttgaccctaggacttTCCTTCTCAAtgtctagttctcaatccactgagccaccaagctgcctccaATCCCATCTATATTCATTTGATATAGCGATTATATACAAATCCATAAACTTCTTGGCATATATGATCTATATTTTTGAGGTATCTATCTACAAAGACTCAAAGCATTAAgtcttctgttaaaaaaaaaagtaaattcatgAAGAAtacaaaatgtttatttaaagcAGGGGCTCTTACACACTGGGGTCTATGTAAGGGTCTGTATAAAgatttcctcattcttcttgatcttTTCAATTTTCTCCTTGATGTTCTCTTTTCTGCAAACTTTTATGATGCTACTCTTTCCTTGGGCTACACCGGAAATGTTGATGGCTAGAGTGTTTGATATTTCTGCTCTagactatttcacttggtgatttaGCTTCTAGGGATTCTATTGAGATATCCAACTATTTTATACTTacaatttcttcttagaaattgttgaatttttttctttaagcatcTAGATGCTATGCCACTCAGTGCATAAACATTACTATCATTCAATGTTTATGGTATCTTTAAGCATAATGTTGTTTCCATAAGTTATTTTaaccaagtttattttttattgttgccttgtctaaaaaaaaaaattaccattaaCACTACCAGATTTTTTGAAGCATAAgatttgttaatttaatttaatttaattatatatgaatcaatttcATATATTTCTTGTAAAGAGATTGAATTCTGCTTTCTAATCTATTTGAGTGGGTTCACCCCATTCATATTTAGTTGTAATTGTTAATTATGTATTcccatccaaccattctggaaggcaatttttgtattatgcccaaagggcaaaagATTGCATACCCTTTTATCCAgttataccactgctgggtttatacccccagagattaaaaaaaagtttgtacaaaaaatatttatagctgcattttttgggggtggcaaaaaaactggaaaaggagagaatgtatctcaactggggaatggctggacaaattgtggtatatgatggtgatggaatactattgtgctgtaaggaatgatgatgaaCTCCCtgatttctatataaactggaaagacctccatgaactgatgccgagtgaaatgagcagaatcaagagaatatcgTACACAGTACCTGAAACATTGCAGCATGATCAAATGAACAGACTCTggtactaatagcaatgcaatgatcaagaacaatcttgtggaacttataaaaaagaatgctatccatagcgagagaaaaaactgtgggaatagaaacgcagaagaaaaacataatttatcacttggttatatgggcatgtgatttggggttgtggtttttaaaagattactttattacaaatatgaataatatggaaataaattttgagtaataagacatgtataaaccagtggaattgttagttccaggaggagggaggagaaaagagaagaagagaacatgaatcatgtaaccatgggaaaatatttttttaaaaaattaaataatgtataaaattttttaaattatgtatttccatttttcttatctttttgcaCTTTTCCATCTCTTGTGCTTTTTGCCCCCTTTTTTATAAAGAAGCTAGAACTGGGAAAAGAGTTTGTTCTACCTGTACTtcttatgaagataaaaataagaagGAATGCCAAACAAATCTATGACTGATGAGAAATTGAGACATATAATTATTCTGAATAACAGAACTCAAACCCAAAAAGCTAAACAATGGGcccaaattaataaaatgaaacttTATAAAAAGTATAAGCATAAAATTCTGTATTCTAAATAGAAAttctaaatgggaaaaaaataatacacaTGTAAGACAGGGAGGTAGACAATAACTCCTATTAaaaagatttagtttttattggACTGCAAGCTAAATTAGTCCAATAGTGTGATCTGGCTGTCCAGAAAGTTAAGATAATTTTGAGCTATGTTACAGACTTCTATTCCCCATCCTCAAAGACAGATTCCTACAGTTCCTTTTGACTTCAATATTCTATAATTCTAGGTAATAAAAAACAATACTGGGAAGTGGTAAGAACATTCCACATATGGAAT encodes:
- the N4BP1 gene encoding NEDD4-binding protein 1 isoform X4, producing MHCIFVGAQNLFLKSLIQDTCADLSILDIGVLSIRGGAEAVVMARSHIQQFVKLFENNESLPSTQNESEVKKQFKQFVESHADKYTMDLLILPSSLKKELLNLTHGEDPYELDYDDNDIIDLRDHTTEFTHNGIQELNVSSDGQIFQEDERKQAGTPVSELTKQMDTVFSGSSEVLFVPVNGVTPPEESISKERICHKRRSSDTEERHTKKQFSLENVQGGEPPSATEKLTAGTVINLLSDSCTISEDLGVDVKDTTEEMEYNILVNFFKTMGYSQETVEKVIKEQGPSTEPLVLLEEIEKENRKFQEEKEVFPRHSSFVCLEITEAKSKGICNSQNEFKMNFSPKKTKDHLQQNIIEQSESPLRIEEKPGTSNCKMKTASLVPTEQRAENWNSIQSHVPHIDIEMDGSSPSVSPLKKLLNDKGILTDMDFVARGTPSHQPRVPVIPENILYPKTGITVPKNNVNLICESQLGCCNPSQVKPNCQPLPPMPFYPSQLLPSVTSVKLAGPSNRCIDSSVTGVQRFRDTLKTPYRLELKNEPGRSDLRHIVIDGSNVAIAHGLNKFFSCRGIAIAVEYFWKLGNRNITVFVPQWRTRRDPNITEQHFLTQLQDLGILSLTPARMVFGARIASHDDRFLLHLADKTGGIIVTNDNFREFVTESVSWREIIKKRLLQYTFVGDIFMVPDDPLGRSGPRLEEFLRKEVCLGDFPPPPGTLPSGGLHETAFRVPNTKASSTSRQPTPPIQGVLPSNWIAQQPNLPILQNLANIQPSLTIPPQRSPAETKQLREALLKIFPESEQRMKIDQILTAHPYMRDLNALSAMILD
- the N4BP1 gene encoding NEDD4-binding protein 1 isoform X1; protein product: MTAAHARWRRPGRWQRRRGGARPYLPTVAVPRPTERDGLAELAVRGGPERPGRAPGAVTAGRISGSGPGGRAGPGPGGGAAMARRSGQAVLDEFTAPGEKTALLLASRGRIEGLFGVSLTVLGPPDAPTPLPAPGRIWLQLSGAKEAVRSAKEFIKGICEPELEEKECYPKDMHCIFVGAQNLFLKSLIQDTCADLSILDIGVLSIRGGAEAVVMARSHIQQFVKLFENNESLPSTQNESEVKKQFKQFVESHADKYTMDLLILPSSLKKELLNLTHGEDPYELDYDDNDIIDLRDHTTEFTHNGIQELNVSSDGQIFQEDERKQAGTPVSELTKQMDTVFSGSSEVLFVPVNGVTPPEESISKERICHKRRSSDTEERHTKKQFSLENVQGGEPPSATEKLTAGTVINLLSDSCTISEDLGVDVKDTTEEMEYNILVNFFKTMGYSQETVEKVIKEQGPSTEPLVLLEEIEKENRKFQEEKEVFPRHSSFVCLEITEAKSKGICNSQNEFKMNFSPKKTKDHLQQNIIEQSESPLRIEEKPGTSNCKMKTASLVPTEQRAENWNSIQSHVPHIDIEMDGSSPSVSPLKKLLNDKGILTDMDFVARGTPSHQPRVPVIPENILYPKTGITVPKNNVNLICESQLGCCNPSQVKPNCQPLPPMPFYPSQLLPSVTSVKLAGPSNRCIDSSVTGVQRFRDTLKTPYRLELKNEPGRSDLRHIVIDGSNVAIAHGLNKFFSCRGIAIAVEYFWKLGNRNITVFVPQWRTRRDPNITEQHFLTQLQDLGILSLTPARMVFGARIASHDDRFLLHLADKTGGIIVTNDNFREFVTESVSWREIIKKRLLQYTFVGDIFMVPDDPLGRSGPRLEEFLRKEVCLGDFPPPPGTLPSGGLHETAFRVPNTKASSTSRQPTPPIQGVLPSNWIAQQPNLPILQNLANIQPSLTIPPQRSPAETKQLREALLKIFPESEQRMKIDQILTAHPYMRDLNALSAMILD
- the N4BP1 gene encoding NEDD4-binding protein 1 isoform X3; this encodes MTAAHARWRRPGRWQRRRGGARPYLPTVAVPRPTERDGLAELAVRGGPERPGRAPGAVTAGRISGSGPGGRAGPGPGGGAAMARRSGQAVLDEFTAPGEKTALLLASRGRIEGLFGVSLTVLGPPDAPTPLPAPGRIWLQLSGAKEAVRSAKEFIKGICEPELEEKECYPKDMHCIFVGAQNLFLKSLIQDTCADLSILDIGVLSIRGGAEAVVMARSHIQQFVKLFENNESLPSTQNESEVKKQFKQFVESHADKYTMDLLILPSSLKKELLNLTHGEDPYELDYDDNDIIDLRDHTTEFTHNGIQELNVSSDGQIFQEDERKQAGTPVSELTKQMDTVFSGSSEVLFVPVNGVTPPEESISKERICHKRRSSDTEERHTKKQFSLENVQGGEPPSATEKLTAGTVINLLSDSCTISEDLGVDVKDTTEEMEYNILVNFFKTMGYSQETVEKVIKEQGPSTEPLVLLEEIEKENRKFQEEKEVFPRHSSFVCLEITEAKSKGICNSQNEFKMNFSPKKTKDHLQQNIIEQSESPLRIEEKPGTSNCKMKTASLVPTEQRAENWNSIQSHVPHIDIEMDGSSPSVSPLKKLLNDKGILTDMDFVARGTPSHQPRVPVIPENILYPKTGITVPKNNVNLICESQLGCCNPSQVKPNCQPLPPMPFYPSQLLPSVTSVKLAGPSNRCIDSSVTGVQRFRDTLKTPYRLELKNEPGRSDLRHIVIDGSNVAIAHGLNKFFSCRGIAIAVEYFWKLGNRNITVFVPQWRTRRDPNITEQHFLTQLQDLGILSLTPARMVFGARIASHDDRFLLHLADKTGGIIVTNDNFREFVTESVSWREIIKKRLLQYTFVGDIFMVPDDPLGRSGPRLEEFLRKEVCLGKTK
- the N4BP1 gene encoding NEDD4-binding protein 1 isoform X2, with the translated sequence MTAAHARWRRPGRWQRRRGGARPYLPTVAVPRPTERDGLAELAVRGGPERPGRAPGAVTAGRISGSGPGGRAGPGPGGGAAMARRSGQAVLDEFTAPGEKTALLLASRGRIEGLFGVSLTVLGPPDAPTPLPAPGRIWLQLSGAKEAVRSAKEFIKGICEPELEEKECYPKDMHCIFVGAQNLFLKSLIQDTCADLSILDIGVLSIRGGAEAVVMARSHIQQFVKLFENNESLPSTQNESEVKKQFKQFVESHADKYTMDLLILPSSLKKELLNLTHGEDPYELDYDDNDIIDLRDHTTEFTHNGIQELNVSSDGQIFQEDERKQAGTPVSELTKQMDTVFSGSSEVLFVPVNGVTPPEESISKERICHKRRSSDTEERHTKKQFSLENVQGGEPPSATEKLTAGTVINLLSDSCTISEDLGVDVKDTTEEMEYNILVNFFKTMGYSQETVEKVIKEQGPSTEPLVLLEEIEKENRKFQEEKEVFPRHSSFVCLEITEAKSKGICNSQNEFKMNFSPKKTKDHLQQNIIEQSESPLRIEEKPGTSNCKMKTASLVPTEQRAENWNSIQSHVPHIDIEMDGSSPSVSPLKKLLNDKGILTDMDFVARGTPSHQPRVPVIPENILYPKTGITVPKNNVNLICESQLGCCNPSQVKPNCQPLPPMPFYPSQLLPSVTSVKLAGPSNRCIDSSVTGVQRFRDTLKTPYRLELKNEPGRSDLRHIVIDGSNVAIAHGLNKFFSCRGIAIAVEYFWKLGNRNITVFVPQWRTRRDPNITEQHFLTQLQDLGILSLTPARMVFGARIASHDDRFLLHLADKTGGIIVTNDNFREFVTESVSWREIIKKRLLQYTFVGDIFMVPDDPLGRSGPRLEEFLRKEVCLGLIKPKQQNIIFCARKTK